From Spartinivicinus ruber, the proteins below share one genomic window:
- a CDS encoding ABC transporter substrate-binding protein: protein MFWYKFSVLILSILLSCWCCARTSEKINVVFVSCCLPKGFFWPKVESFMHAAAQDLNINLEVLYAGMDYMTMRRMAESVANRDVKPDYMIIDNYKRMGGKIIKSTSQSQVKIFLMANGLTEEQAFILGQPRENYPNWIGELTPDNYFAGYQLAKAMIEDYQRREPKNVEKTINIIALSGDTATPASIERVNGLKGAVLKYSNVDIKQVIPCNWQKQEAYRRTNLILKRYSDINIFWAANDEMALGAIESVIRSGKTPGKDIMFGGINWKKEALQKISDGSMVVSMGGHFMIGGWSLIMIHDYHFGKDFINTEGVKLKMKIFDELNKNNLNRYLSKLGDENWNKIDFKYFSKVYNKKIDKYDFSVRSVLNHLN, encoded by the coding sequence ATGTTCTGGTATAAATTTAGCGTACTCATTTTATCTATATTACTTTCCTGCTGGTGCTGTGCTCGAACCAGTGAAAAGATAAATGTTGTATTTGTCAGTTGCTGTCTACCTAAAGGTTTTTTTTGGCCAAAAGTAGAGTCATTTATGCACGCAGCTGCTCAGGATTTAAACATAAATCTTGAAGTGCTATACGCTGGAATGGATTATATGACTATGAGGCGTATGGCTGAAAGTGTCGCCAACCGAGACGTTAAGCCTGATTACATGATTATAGACAACTATAAGCGTATGGGAGGAAAAATAATAAAATCCACCAGCCAGTCACAAGTAAAAATTTTTTTGATGGCTAATGGCCTGACAGAAGAACAAGCATTTATACTTGGTCAACCTCGCGAGAATTATCCAAATTGGATAGGTGAATTAACGCCTGATAATTACTTTGCTGGATATCAACTAGCTAAAGCTATGATTGAAGATTACCAGAGGAGAGAACCTAAAAATGTAGAAAAAACGATCAATATAATTGCTTTGTCAGGTGATACCGCTACACCTGCTAGTATTGAGAGAGTCAACGGATTAAAGGGGGCTGTATTAAAGTACAGCAATGTTGATATCAAGCAGGTCATTCCATGTAACTGGCAAAAGCAAGAAGCCTATAGAAGGACAAACCTTATTCTCAAGCGATATTCTGATATTAATATTTTTTGGGCTGCTAATGATGAAATGGCTTTAGGTGCAATAGAAAGTGTCATTAGGTCTGGTAAAACTCCCGGCAAGGACATTATGTTTGGTGGTATAAATTGGAAAAAAGAAGCTTTACAAAAGATTAGTGATGGCTCAATGGTGGTAAGTATGGGAGGACACTTTATGATAGGAGGATGGAGTCTAATAATGATACATGACTATCATTTTGGAAAGGACTTTATCAATACAGAAGGCGTAAAACTTAAAATGAAAATATTTGACGAACTCAATAAAAACAACTTAAACAGATATTTGTCAAAGTTAGGGGATGAAAACTGGAATAAAATTGACTTCAAGTATTTCAGTAAAGTTTATAATAAAAAAATAGATAAATATGACTTTAGCGTACGTTCTGTTTTAAATCATTTAAACTAA